In a single window of the Aminomonas paucivorans DSM 12260 genome:
- a CDS encoding fumarate hydratase, with amino-acid sequence MRVLPAAQLVERIRELALEANRVLPGPVLRALKEGRDREPLPLARSVLEDLLENARIAREESLPLCQDCGLAVVFLSWGQEVLLEGSSLREAVDEGVRRAYREGYLRKSVVTDPLFDRINTGDNTPSVIHLESVPGDRVEITVAPKGMGSENMSRIALLRPADGEEGVLDFLVEAVRAAGPNPCPPVVLGAAVGGNFETVALAAKKALLRPLGQPHRDPRYAALEAEALRRINALGIGPGGYGGATTALAVHLSCLPTHIAGMPAAVNFCCHALRHASGVL; translated from the coding sequence ATGCGCGTCCTTCCTGCGGCGCAGCTGGTGGAGCGGATTCGGGAGCTGGCCCTGGAGGCCAACCGGGTCCTGCCCGGTCCGGTGCTTCGGGCCCTGAAGGAGGGTCGGGACCGGGAACCCCTGCCCCTGGCCCGGTCGGTGCTGGAGGATCTGCTGGAGAACGCCCGCATCGCCCGGGAGGAATCCCTTCCCCTCTGCCAGGACTGCGGCCTGGCGGTGGTCTTCCTCTCCTGGGGGCAGGAGGTGCTTCTGGAAGGGTCCTCCCTGCGGGAGGCGGTGGACGAAGGGGTCCGCCGGGCCTACCGGGAGGGGTACCTCCGCAAGTCCGTGGTCACGGACCCCCTCTTCGACCGGATCAACACGGGGGACAACACCCCCTCGGTGATCCATCTGGAGTCCGTCCCCGGGGATCGGGTGGAGATCACCGTGGCCCCCAAGGGGATGGGCAGCGAGAACATGAGCCGCATCGCCCTGCTTCGCCCCGCCGACGGGGAGGAGGGGGTGCTGGATTTCCTGGTGGAGGCGGTCCGTGCCGCCGGCCCCAACCCCTGTCCCCCCGTGGTGCTGGGGGCGGCGGTGGGGGGGAACTTCGAGACCGTGGCCCTGGCGGCCAAGAAGGCCCTGCTCCGCCCCCTGGGACAGCCCCACCGGGACCCCCGCTACGCTGCCCTGGAGGCGGAGGCCCTGAGGCGGATCAACGCCCTGGGCATCGGCCCGGGGGGCTACGGAGGGGCCACCACCGCCCTGGCGGTGCACCTGTCCTGCCTGCCCACCCACATCGCGGGCATGCCCGCAGCGGTCAACTTCTGCTGCCACGCCCTGCGCCACGCCTCGGGCGTCCTTTGA
- a CDS encoding TRAP transporter permease, with amino-acid sequence MEPKEKPVDLLSIDPMNDEKIQRLVEKYDAESRYRRLTGLPGKLVTLLLAGMSLFHLYTAGIGILPITIQRAVHLTFAIVAVYLLYPMTQKGSKTQTPWYDWILAAASLVAVGYIALFFNDIARRGAEPIGYELWLGALAMVLVLEAGRRVVGNVLPVMSLLFLSYCYYGAYAPGMFQIRGYSVSRIIQHMYLTPEGIFGVALGVSATFVITFIIFGAFLGKSGGARFFNELALALAGSRPGGPAKVAVVASGLLGTINGSSVANVATTGTFTIPLMKRVGYKPEYAGAVEACASTGGQLMPPIMGAGAFIMSEFLGMSYLRIAAAAALPAVLYYTAIFVNVHVRARKRGLRGLSKDELPAAGQVLKQDGHLLIPVIAVIAALLMKYTPIKAAFLGVLAVVVVSQFRAHTRMGFKAIVEALEEGARGGLGVALACALVGFVVGTSTLTSLGLTLSNNIIEISGGKLLPTLVMAMVASLVLGMGLPTTANYIVCSTIIAPALIGMNVFPLAAHLFVFYFGIMADLTPPVCLAAFTGAGIAGANPAKTGFTATKIALASYLLPYSFIYSPMILLENVVYLDLAVILVAGVAGILGLAAGLEGWMFRSLKPLERVAIILVSVGAFLPHDLPKLVALGAVVAAFLFFRKTAGEEIQPETA; translated from the coding sequence ATGGAACCCAAGGAAAAGCCGGTGGATCTGCTTTCCATCGACCCCATGAACGACGAAAAGATCCAGCGGCTGGTGGAGAAGTACGACGCGGAGAGTCGCTACCGCAGGCTGACCGGCTTGCCGGGCAAGCTGGTCACCCTGCTCCTCGCGGGGATGTCCCTGTTCCACCTCTACACCGCGGGCATCGGCATCCTCCCCATCACCATCCAGCGGGCGGTGCACCTCACCTTCGCCATCGTGGCGGTGTACCTGCTCTATCCCATGACCCAGAAGGGCTCCAAGACCCAGACGCCCTGGTACGACTGGATCCTGGCCGCCGCGTCCCTGGTGGCGGTGGGCTACATCGCCCTGTTCTTCAACGACATCGCCCGCCGGGGGGCGGAACCCATCGGGTACGAGCTGTGGCTGGGGGCCCTGGCCATGGTGCTGGTCCTGGAGGCGGGACGCCGGGTGGTGGGCAACGTGCTGCCGGTGATGAGTCTCCTCTTCCTTTCCTACTGCTACTACGGGGCCTACGCCCCCGGGATGTTCCAGATCCGGGGCTACTCCGTGAGCCGCATCATCCAGCACATGTACCTCACCCCCGAGGGGATCTTCGGCGTGGCCCTGGGGGTGTCCGCCACCTTCGTCATCACCTTCATCATCTTCGGCGCCTTCCTGGGCAAGAGCGGGGGCGCCCGGTTCTTCAACGAGCTGGCACTGGCACTGGCGGGCTCCCGTCCCGGAGGTCCCGCCAAGGTGGCCGTGGTGGCCTCGGGGCTTCTCGGGACCATCAACGGTTCCTCCGTGGCCAACGTGGCCACCACCGGGACCTTCACCATCCCCCTGATGAAGCGGGTGGGCTACAAGCCCGAGTACGCCGGGGCGGTGGAAGCCTGCGCCTCCACGGGAGGCCAGCTCATGCCCCCCATCATGGGGGCCGGAGCCTTCATCATGAGCGAATTCCTGGGCATGTCCTACCTGCGCATCGCTGCGGCGGCGGCTCTGCCTGCGGTGCTCTACTACACCGCCATCTTCGTGAACGTCCACGTGCGGGCCCGCAAGCGGGGCCTCCGGGGGCTTTCCAAGGACGAGCTTCCCGCGGCGGGGCAGGTCCTCAAGCAGGACGGACACCTGCTCATTCCGGTGATCGCGGTCATCGCGGCCCTTCTGATGAAGTACACCCCCATCAAGGCGGCGTTCCTGGGGGTGTTGGCGGTGGTGGTGGTGAGCCAGTTCCGGGCCCACACCCGTATGGGCTTCAAGGCCATCGTGGAAGCCCTGGAAGAAGGGGCCCGGGGCGGCCTGGGGGTGGCTTTGGCCTGCGCCCTGGTGGGCTTCGTGGTGGGGACCTCCACCCTCACCTCCCTGGGGCTCACCCTGTCCAACAACATCATCGAGATCTCCGGGGGGAAGCTCCTCCCCACCCTGGTGATGGCCATGGTGGCCTCCCTGGTCCTGGGCATGGGGCTGCCCACCACGGCGAACTACATCGTGTGCAGCACCATCATCGCCCCCGCCCTCATCGGCATGAACGTCTTTCCCCTGGCGGCGCACCTCTTCGTGTTCTACTTCGGCATCATGGCGGACCTGACCCCGCCGGTGTGCCTGGCCGCCTTCACGGGGGCGGGCATCGCCGGGGCCAACCCCGCCAAGACGGGCTTCACCGCCACGAAGATCGCCCTGGCGTCCTACCTGCTGCCCTACAGCTTCATCTACAGCCCCATGATCCTGCTGGAAAACGTGGTCTACCTGGACCTGGCGGTGATCCTGGTGGCCGGGGTGGCGGGGATCCTGGGCCTGGCGGCGGGACTCGAAGGGTGGATGTTCCGGTCCCTGAAGCCCCTGGAGCGGGTGGCCATCATCCTGGTCTCCGTGGGGGCCTTCCTGCCTCACGACCTGCCCAAGCTGGTGGCCCTGGGGGCGGTGGTGGCGGCGTTCCTGTTCTTCCGCAAGACCGCAGGGGAGGAGATCCAGCCCGAGACGGCCTGA
- a CDS encoding Fe-S-containing hydro-lyase, with protein MTEARILTLSTPLTREVRKDLRAGDRVLLSGTIYAARDAAHRRMTESLRRGEPLPFDLRDQVVYYAGPAPTPPGRAIGPVGPTTSGRMDPYTPALLNLGLGGMIGKGRRSPEVLEALRRHGAVYFGATGGAAALLARSVQECVLVAYEDLGPEAILRLRVEGFPAVVVVDPLGTDLYDVGPREARRALGYGD; from the coding sequence ATGACGGAAGCCCGCATCCTGACCCTCTCCACCCCCTTGACCCGGGAGGTCCGAAAGGACCTTCGGGCGGGGGATCGGGTGCTCCTCTCCGGGACGATCTATGCCGCCCGGGACGCGGCGCACCGCCGCATGACCGAGTCTCTCCGCCGGGGGGAACCCCTTCCCTTCGATCTTCGGGACCAGGTGGTGTACTATGCCGGCCCCGCCCCCACCCCGCCGGGTCGGGCCATCGGCCCCGTGGGCCCGACCACCAGCGGTCGCATGGACCCCTACACCCCTGCCCTCCTGAACCTGGGACTGGGGGGGATGATCGGCAAGGGACGCCGCTCTCCGGAGGTGCTGGAGGCCCTCAGGCGCCACGGGGCGGTGTACTTCGGCGCCACCGGGGGTGCGGCGGCGCTGCTGGCTCGATCCGTGCAGGAGTGCGTCCTGGTGGCCTACGAGGACCTGGGGCCGGAGGCCATCCTGCGCCTTCGGGTGGAGGGTTTCCCCGCCGTGGTGGTGGTGGACCCCCTGGGGACGGACCTCTACGACGTGGGTCCCCGGGAGGCGAGGCGCGCCCTGGGGTACGGGGACTGA
- a CDS encoding MFS transporter — MTYVVQGFMALYFLYPLALSRQGVDLVRTGWLMSAFFLATTLVRPLGSLCTERLGVWRTLLLSGLGMGVASLGLAVPGSFSLLLAVRLLQGGFYGVYMVGLTAYQALVIPPDIRGAAFALVSVGYVMPQLTVVPGADFLLSRGWLGVYLAQAPLWGFACAAAAFLVPRELARERRPREDWGSWGELRRLSGLVPLLVSLLLFALVNATGLQYLPSLAGEKGLSASRFVVGVALAALGVRLAGSRFMDSCAKRMGLLGGSVVLMGGAGLAALEAGSDGALLACGLLYGVGMGFGFPVVLALIPDLIPPRLRPKGVALAFFAMDGGWIAAPLAVGYLGRFAGLEGAILPIMGLGLLGGGAVWGFGWRPLCRRRRGEEESGDGT, encoded by the coding sequence GTGACCTACGTGGTGCAGGGCTTCATGGCCCTGTACTTCCTCTACCCCCTGGCCCTGTCCCGACAGGGGGTGGACCTGGTGCGCACCGGCTGGCTCATGAGCGCCTTCTTCCTGGCCACCACCCTGGTCCGTCCCCTGGGGAGCCTCTGCACGGAGCGCCTGGGGGTCTGGCGGACCCTGCTCCTTTCCGGCCTGGGCATGGGGGTTGCGTCCTTGGGTCTGGCGGTACCGGGGAGCTTTTCCCTCCTCCTGGCGGTGCGCCTCCTCCAGGGGGGGTTCTACGGGGTCTACATGGTGGGGCTCACGGCCTACCAGGCCCTGGTGATCCCCCCGGACATCCGAGGGGCCGCCTTCGCTTTGGTCTCCGTGGGGTACGTGATGCCCCAGCTCACCGTGGTGCCCGGGGCGGACTTCCTCCTCTCCCGGGGCTGGCTCGGGGTCTACTTGGCCCAGGCTCCCCTGTGGGGGTTCGCCTGCGCCGCCGCTGCCTTTCTGGTTCCCCGGGAACTGGCCCGGGAACGACGGCCCCGGGAGGACTGGGGTTCCTGGGGGGAGCTGCGCCGCCTTTCCGGGCTTGTGCCCCTCCTGGTCTCCCTTCTCCTCTTCGCCCTGGTGAACGCCACGGGTCTCCAGTACCTTCCCTCCCTCGCTGGGGAGAAGGGGCTTTCCGCCAGCCGGTTCGTGGTGGGGGTCGCCCTGGCCGCCCTGGGAGTCCGACTGGCGGGTTCCCGGTTCATGGATTCCTGCGCCAAGAGGATGGGGCTGTTGGGCGGCTCGGTGGTTCTCATGGGAGGCGCGGGGCTGGCGGCCCTGGAGGCGGGTTCCGACGGAGCCCTGCTGGCCTGCGGGCTCCTCTACGGGGTGGGGATGGGCTTCGGCTTTCCCGTGGTGCTGGCCCTGATCCCGGACCTGATCCCCCCGAGGCTTCGCCCCAAGGGGGTGGCCCTGGCCTTCTTCGCCATGGACGGGGGGTGGATCGCCGCTCCCCTGGCCGTGGGGTACCTGGGGCGGTTCGCCGGTCTGGAGGGGGCCATCCTCCCCATCATGGGCCTGGGACTCCTGGGAGGCGGGGCGGTCTGGGGGTTCGGCTGGAGGCCCCTCTGCCGCAGGAGGAGGGGGGAGGAGGAATCGGGGGATGGGACTTGA
- a CDS encoding sodium ion-translocating decarboxylase subunit beta, with translation MELYLTALKGLITQSGLVGLTTGNIIMLVVALVLLYLAIGKGFEPLLLMPIAFGCLLVNLPLSGIMDPGGFLYYVSFGTKHELYPIIIFMGIGALTDFGPLLANPITFLLGAAAQFGVFIAVVGAMFMGFSIQEAAAIGIIGGADGPTSIYLCMKLAPKILGAVAVAAYSYMSLVPLIQPPIIRLFTTKKDRAIKMEQLRPVTRTERILFPIISTIACGLILPPAVPLIGMLMFGNLLRECGCTERLNLAAQNEILNATTIFLGITVGATMEAQTFLTAATLKIIVLGLVAFIFSTAGGCVFGQVMKVMSGGKINPLIGAAGVSAVPMAARVCQRVVQQEFPGSYVLMHAMGPNVAGVVGTAVAAGAMLTLLTA, from the coding sequence ATGGAACTTTACCTGACCGCGCTCAAGGGCCTCATCACCCAGTCGGGCCTGGTGGGGCTCACCACGGGCAACATCATCATGCTGGTGGTGGCTCTGGTGCTGCTGTACCTGGCCATCGGCAAGGGCTTCGAACCCCTGCTGCTCATGCCCATCGCCTTCGGCTGTCTTCTGGTGAACCTGCCCCTCTCGGGGATCATGGACCCCGGCGGGTTCCTCTACTACGTCTCCTTCGGGACGAAGCACGAACTGTACCCCATCATCATCTTCATGGGCATCGGAGCCCTCACGGACTTCGGCCCCCTGCTGGCCAACCCCATCACGTTCCTCCTGGGGGCGGCGGCGCAGTTCGGGGTCTTCATCGCCGTGGTGGGGGCCATGTTCATGGGCTTCAGCATCCAGGAGGCCGCGGCCATCGGGATCATCGGGGGCGCCGACGGCCCCACCTCCATCTACCTGTGCATGAAGCTGGCCCCGAAGATTCTGGGGGCGGTGGCGGTGGCGGCGTACAGCTACATGTCCCTGGTGCCCCTGATCCAGCCCCCCATCATCCGGCTCTTCACTACCAAGAAGGACCGGGCCATCAAGATGGAGCAGCTCCGGCCCGTGACCCGCACGGAGCGGATCCTCTTCCCCATCATTAGCACCATCGCCTGCGGGCTCATCCTGCCCCCGGCGGTGCCCCTCATCGGGATGCTCATGTTCGGGAACCTGCTTCGGGAGTGCGGCTGCACGGAGCGGCTGAACCTGGCGGCGCAGAACGAGATCCTCAACGCCACCACCATCTTCCTGGGGATCACCGTGGGGGCCACCATGGAGGCCCAGACCTTCCTCACCGCAGCGACCCTGAAGATCATCGTCCTGGGGCTGGTGGCCTTCATCTTCAGCACCGCCGGAGGCTGTGTCTTTGGTCAGGTGATGAAGGTCATGTCCGGGGGCAAGATCAACCCCCTTATCGGGGCCGCAGGGGTCTCCGCGGTGCCCATGGCCGCCCGGGTGTGCCAGCGGGTGGTGCAGCAGGAGTTCCCCGGGTCCTACGTGCTCATGCACGCCATGGGACCCAACGTGGCGGGAGTGGTGGGAACCGCCGTGGCGGCGGGAGCCATGCTCACCCTGCTGACGGCGTAG
- a CDS encoding TAXI family TRAP transporter solute-binding subunit — translation MKRGFRFLAVGAALFSLMAGTAFGATFINIGTGTTGGTYYPVGAGMAKIWNTAIPGMKASAQSTGGTVHNLQLMSKGEAEMGFADGLYYFAYLGKGKYEGQPQKYLRAMVPLYAEPIHFLVAKGSGIKDLRGLKGKRVSIGAVASGTEVTAKELLRAAGLNPDKDIKAENLGLSDTAKAFADKQIDAALTVGAVGISGVVEAATMGLVEFVDVPEAQINQICAKLPYFLPFTIPAKTYKGQDKPNKTFASWNILVVSDKVDADLVYKMTKALFDKKQDLVNITTRMSSMTPENVRYIKIPLHQGAKKYYKEAGVAVN, via the coding sequence GTGAAACGTGGGTTTCGGTTCCTGGCGGTAGGGGCAGCGCTCTTCTCGTTGATGGCGGGTACGGCCTTCGGGGCCACCTTCATCAACATCGGTACCGGCACCACCGGGGGGACCTACTACCCCGTGGGGGCGGGCATGGCGAAGATCTGGAACACCGCGATCCCGGGGATGAAGGCCAGCGCCCAGTCCACCGGCGGCACCGTGCACAACCTGCAGCTCATGAGCAAGGGCGAGGCGGAGATGGGCTTCGCCGACGGGCTTTACTACTTCGCTTACCTGGGCAAGGGCAAGTACGAGGGCCAGCCCCAGAAGTACCTCCGCGCCATGGTGCCCCTCTACGCCGAGCCCATCCACTTCCTGGTGGCCAAGGGCAGCGGCATCAAGGACCTTCGCGGCCTGAAGGGCAAGCGGGTCTCCATCGGAGCCGTGGCAAGCGGCACGGAGGTCACCGCCAAGGAGCTGCTTCGGGCGGCGGGGCTGAACCCGGACAAGGACATCAAGGCGGAGAACCTGGGGCTCTCCGACACCGCCAAGGCCTTCGCGGACAAGCAGATCGACGCGGCCCTCACCGTGGGCGCCGTGGGGATCTCCGGGGTGGTGGAAGCGGCCACCATGGGCCTGGTGGAGTTCGTGGACGTCCCGGAGGCCCAGATCAACCAGATCTGCGCTAAGCTGCCTTATTTCCTTCCCTTCACCATTCCCGCCAAGACCTACAAGGGGCAGGACAAGCCCAACAAGACCTTCGCCAGCTGGAACATCCTGGTGGTGTCCGACAAGGTGGACGCGGACCTGGTCTACAAGATGACCAAGGCCCTCTTCGATAAGAAGCAGGACCTGGTGAACATCACCACCCGCATGAGTTCCATGACCCCGGAGAACGTGCGCTACATCAAGATCCCCCTGCACCAGGGGGCGAAGAAGTACTACAAGGAAGCGGGAGTGGCGGTGAACTAG
- a CDS encoding L-serine ammonia-lyase, iron-sulfur-dependent, subunit alpha — protein sequence MELREYLQVSTDSRKSDRLKLLFFRDQLACDEFAQLWSLAEEIDGEDEALLLRGLAANERASQRGIVKPRGRGLGYRLWRQAPEEDLLWMVRAFTAAALDFHFAGGDGNFMAAGGCPVQGLLASLPVGVLGKGLGRGERELAEALALSQLVTGALLPDSGDEPGFDGLVAASAGAAAGMTRLGDGSPKAAEEAVATLVAAVLGSPEGSEPSMWQYVGSCLAGQAFMASQLALSGQGLSLRFGETRCLLGDWVKRQREELL from the coding sequence ATGGAGCTTCGGGAATACCTTCAAGTCTCGACGGATAGCCGCAAGAGCGACCGGTTGAAGCTCCTCTTCTTTCGGGATCAGTTGGCCTGCGACGAGTTTGCCCAGCTTTGGTCCCTGGCGGAGGAGATCGACGGAGAGGACGAAGCCCTGCTGTTGCGGGGGCTGGCGGCCAACGAGCGGGCCTCCCAGAGGGGCATCGTCAAGCCCCGGGGGCGCGGCCTGGGCTACCGCCTCTGGAGGCAGGCGCCGGAGGAGGACCTGCTCTGGATGGTCCGGGCCTTCACCGCCGCGGCGCTGGACTTCCACTTTGCCGGGGGCGACGGGAACTTCATGGCCGCCGGAGGGTGCCCCGTCCAGGGGCTCCTTGCCTCCCTCCCCGTGGGGGTGCTGGGCAAGGGCCTGGGGCGGGGAGAGCGGGAACTGGCGGAGGCCCTGGCCCTGAGCCAGCTGGTCACCGGGGCGCTGCTTCCCGACTCGGGGGACGAACCGGGCTTCGACGGCCTGGTGGCAGCCTCCGCGGGGGCCGCGGCGGGGATGACCCGTCTGGGGGACGGGTCCCCCAAGGCGGCGGAGGAGGCCGTGGCCACCCTGGTGGCCGCCGTCCTGGGCAGCCCGGAGGGCTCCGAACCCTCCATGTGGCAGTACGTGGGTTCCTGCCTGGCGGGGCAGGCCTTCATGGCCTCCCAGCTGGCCCTTTCGGGGCAGGGGCTTTCCCTGCGTTTCGGGGAGACCCGATGCCTTCTGGGGGACTGGGTGAAGCGTCAGAGAGAGGAACTTCTCTGA
- a CDS encoding AbrB family transcriptional regulator: protein MRGWRLQWLGTGGREMKEIWLVGAVVVLGVAGGRLGFPAGGLVLGLVGGLTVKALLGMNVLAPLPGLSLVSQILVAYVLVRSSDLVSLKDLPRLIPAALAYCILLLGFSLFLAWLFGRLCGMDFLTALFATSPGGLTGIATVAVETGANAPVTVLFNLVRLVAILVVLPLIAAFWSRP from the coding sequence TTGCGGGGATGGCGGCTACAATGGCTGGGAACGGGGGGACGGGAGATGAAGGAGATCTGGTTGGTGGGGGCCGTGGTGGTCCTGGGGGTGGCGGGAGGCCGGCTCGGCTTCCCCGCGGGGGGGTTGGTGCTAGGCCTGGTGGGGGGGCTGACGGTGAAGGCCCTTTTGGGGATGAACGTCCTGGCCCCCCTGCCGGGGCTTTCCCTGGTCTCCCAGATCCTGGTGGCCTACGTCCTGGTGCGCTCCTCCGACCTGGTGTCCCTCAAGGACCTTCCCCGCCTGATCCCTGCGGCCCTGGCCTACTGCATCCTCCTCCTGGGCTTCTCCCTCTTCCTGGCCTGGCTGTTCGGTCGGCTCTGCGGGATGGACTTCCTCACCGCCCTGTTCGCCACCTCCCCCGGGGGGCTCACGGGCATCGCCACCGTGGCGGTGGAGACCGGGGCCAACGCCCCCGTGACGGTGCTTTTCAACCTGGTGCGCCTGGTGGCCATCCTGGTGGTCCTTCCCCTGATCGCGGCCTTCTGGAGCCGCCCCTGA
- a CDS encoding biotin/lipoyl-containing protein translates to MGRKYRIVVNGKTYDVDVEDLGAGAAAPAAAPAPAAAPAPAAAPAPAPAPKPAAPAAPVPAGAGTVEAPMPGKVLKVLVQPGAAVTAGQLVLVLEAMKMENEIFAPASGAVSEVRCKEGDSVNTGDVLLVVA, encoded by the coding sequence ATGGGTCGCAAATATCGCATCGTGGTGAACGGCAAGACGTACGACGTGGACGTGGAGGATCTGGGAGCCGGCGCCGCCGCTCCCGCCGCCGCTCCGGCTCCCGCCGCGGCTCCTGCCCCTGCTGCCGCTCCCGCTCCGGCCCCCGCGCCGAAGCCCGCCGCTCCCGCCGCCCCCGTCCCCGCCGGGGCGGGCACCGTGGAAGCCCCCATGCCCGGAAAGGTCCTCAAGGTCCTGGTGCAGCCCGGCGCCGCCGTGACGGCGGGTCAGCTGGTGCTGGTGCTGGAGGCCATGAAGATGGAGAACGAGATCTTTGCCCCCGCCTCCGGCGCCGTGTCGGAGGTCCGCTGCAAGGAAGGCGATTCGGTCAACACCGGCGACGTCCTCCTGGTGGTGGCGTAA